A window from Candidatus Poribacteria bacterium encodes these proteins:
- a CDS encoding B12-binding domain-containing radical SAM protein yields the protein MLLINPWIYDFAAYNFWMEPIGLLSIGRVLRENGYRVRLIDCVVSPPPAKLRRYNTWKIPKQIIPKPSLLRDVPRRYGRYGISPEEFLSLLRRTPRPDLVMITSKMTYWYPGVFEAIKAIRSLWGDIPIALGGTYATLCYDHAIRLSGADFVIRGEGEIEALKLADEITGSSSGIERYSLSDLDTLPEPAHDLMPRRDGLLPYIAVLTSRGCPMRCTYCASRLLHPLFRSRSPESVVDEIERYHIQFGVEDVAFYDDALLVRAEDHMIPILEMIISRRLKVRFHTPNGLHASLITPEIAELMFRANFKTIRLGLETADEERLRMTGGKTSLDDFVRAVESLKRAGFTAEEVGAYVLAGLPGQSVHEVERTVRFVHRCGVQVKIALFSPIPGTGEWRRAVKEFNFPPDADPLLHNNSIMPLMGESERREILRLKALAGQLNRDLL from the coding sequence GTGTTGCTGATCAACCCCTGGATATATGATTTCGCGGCGTACAACTTCTGGATGGAGCCGATAGGGCTGCTTTCGATCGGAAGGGTGCTCAGAGAGAACGGCTATCGGGTGAGGTTGATCGACTGCGTCGTCTCGCCACCTCCGGCGAAGCTCAGAAGATATAACACCTGGAAAATACCCAAGCAGATCATACCCAAACCTTCCCTGTTGAGGGACGTGCCGCGCAGATATGGCAGATACGGTATATCGCCTGAGGAGTTTCTGAGCTTGCTGAGACGAACGCCCAGGCCGGATCTGGTCATGATCACCTCCAAGATGACCTACTGGTATCCGGGCGTCTTTGAGGCGATCAAAGCGATCAGATCCCTCTGGGGGGATATCCCGATAGCCTTGGGCGGGACATATGCCACCCTCTGTTACGATCACGCGATCAGGCTTTCGGGGGCGGATTTCGTCATCAGGGGCGAGGGCGAGATAGAGGCGCTTAAACTCGCCGATGAGATAACCGGGAGCTCCTCGGGGATCGAAAGATATAGCCTCTCAGATCTGGATACGCTCCCCGAGCCGGCCCATGATCTGATGCCGCGCCGGGATGGATTGCTCCCGTATATCGCCGTCCTCACGTCACGTGGATGTCCGATGAGATGCACGTACTGCGCCTCGAGGCTCCTTCATCCCCTCTTCAGATCCAGATCGCCCGAATCGGTCGTCGACGAGATCGAACGATACCATATACAGTTCGGCGTTGAGGATGTCGCCTTCTACGATGACGCCCTGCTCGTGAGGGCTGAGGATCATATGATCCCGATCCTTGAGATGATTATATCCAGGAGATTGAAGGTGAGATTCCACACGCCGAACGGGCTACATGCCAGCCTGATAACCCCTGAGATAGCCGAGCTGATGTTCAGGGCGAACTTCAAGACGATAAGATTGGGGTTGGAGACGGCGGATGAGGAGAGATTGCGGATGACGGGTGGCAAGACGTCGCTCGACGATTTCGTCAGGGCCGTTGAATCGCTCAAGAGGGCGGGCTTCACAGCTGAGGAGGTCGGCGCCTATGTGTTGGCCGGCCTTCCCGGACAAAGCGTTCATGAGGTCGAGAGGACGGTCCGTTTCGTCCATCGATGCGGCGTGCAGGTCAAGATAGCGCTTTTTTCGCCGATACCGGGCACAGGGGAGTGGCGTCGGGCGGTCAAGGAGTTCAACTTTCCGCCTGACGCGGATCCACTGTTACATAACAACTCGATCATGCCCCTGATGGGCGAGAGCGAGAGAAGGGAGATACTCAGGCTTAAGGCATTGGCCGGTCAGCTTAACCGGGATCTGCTCTGA